Proteins found in one Bremerella volcania genomic segment:
- a CDS encoding YfhO family protein: protein MNKDNAPPPVRSPALQRLKTCLGIALPFLILGGFFFGQAFVDQEHFVFRDAAHFYYPLFHEVTRQWKAGEVPLWSPYDGIGMPLAADGTSSVFYPFKAILLGPFDYDTGLRIYYVFHFLLAYAGTFVAARTWKCSLFGACLAASAYTFCGPTLSYTCNLVFLVGAAWLPWVLVAGWHVFNKPCPRSMSLLAVCLGMMVLGGDPQAAFHCMLLLCLGALFFAVPSAGLSDWKAWARQRSVRLAALLLAASFAGLLSAIQVLPTAQWSQRSDRLAAQTSTNAYQFTARWATGELTQRHWDDIRGIYPKTGHGRQSFDFSISPWLLPEVFCSNFSGKFYPQRQRWAQILPGEGRIWFPALFVGTLTVLCAVVGFRCRSRGGIDQFMLAMTLFGLLACFGWYGLGWIVGEVSYFFNGPTTDDLPVGSPFGGLYWFLVVFVPKYAAFRYPAKWYIVFCFGISILAGRGLPRAIRLSATSKRRLLMLAISSLLLGAAIYLNAAWISTTLPTEPPDDLFGPLDALAGIRDMAQGIFQMAAVILLTLLIVGYAPKQWRPGLLVGLLIVDMALANAWVAPTAPQEVWKQNTAANVLPKSTSDDPLPGVYRTRNLHFYPTSFDLKGSDDRQREGLAIDRENLYPRYQLIQNVRLAPSITSIFPTDYQLVISEAYSPQNRPLVLNLLGTRKIWDYGPDKVRVSTNNPDAWPAAWWRPNATWIEAPDNTIPSQASATEQILEELRRNSSSPGGVLEGNPGEHANDAQTAEDIRSVEVLCQRPRAGSIQIELKDAQPGWLFIREYFDDGWTCQVTQADGIVRPAIPIYRANRIMMAVPVEAGDTKVTLTYWPRSFVIGAVVSGLSWLALIVLFAAKGVWAAFGRR from the coding sequence GTGAACAAAGACAACGCACCACCGCCGGTCCGCTCCCCTGCTCTGCAACGCTTGAAAACGTGCCTGGGTATCGCCCTGCCGTTTCTGATTCTGGGTGGCTTCTTCTTCGGACAAGCCTTCGTTGACCAAGAGCATTTCGTCTTTCGCGACGCGGCTCACTTTTATTACCCGCTGTTTCACGAAGTGACACGCCAATGGAAGGCCGGCGAGGTCCCTCTGTGGTCTCCCTACGACGGAATTGGCATGCCCCTGGCGGCCGATGGAACCAGCAGCGTTTTTTACCCGTTCAAGGCAATATTGCTGGGTCCGTTCGATTACGACACCGGGCTGCGCATCTACTATGTTTTCCACTTTTTGCTGGCCTATGCCGGCACTTTTGTGGCCGCTCGTACCTGGAAGTGCTCGCTCTTCGGAGCATGCCTGGCGGCCAGCGCTTACACGTTTTGCGGTCCGACCCTGAGTTATACGTGCAACCTTGTCTTTCTGGTCGGCGCCGCGTGGCTGCCGTGGGTGCTTGTGGCCGGTTGGCATGTCTTTAATAAGCCGTGTCCGCGTTCGATGTCGCTGCTTGCCGTGTGCCTGGGCATGATGGTTCTCGGAGGGGATCCCCAAGCGGCATTTCATTGCATGCTATTGCTTTGCCTGGGGGCGTTGTTTTTTGCCGTACCCTCGGCAGGCCTCTCCGATTGGAAGGCTTGGGCTCGACAGAGATCCGTTCGACTGGCGGCCTTGCTTCTGGCGGCCTCGTTCGCGGGATTACTATCGGCGATACAAGTTTTGCCAACGGCGCAGTGGTCGCAGCGCAGCGATCGTCTGGCCGCGCAGACGTCGACCAATGCCTATCAATTTACGGCGCGGTGGGCCACCGGGGAGCTTACCCAGCGACACTGGGACGATATCCGGGGGATCTACCCAAAAACGGGGCATGGACGACAAAGCTTCGATTTCAGCATCAGTCCCTGGCTGCTGCCCGAAGTCTTTTGCTCGAACTTCTCCGGCAAGTTTTATCCCCAGCGACAACGCTGGGCGCAGATCCTGCCAGGAGAAGGACGCATTTGGTTCCCGGCGCTGTTCGTGGGAACCCTAACCGTCCTCTGCGCGGTCGTCGGATTCCGATGTCGCTCTCGCGGCGGAATCGATCAGTTCATGTTGGCGATGACCCTCTTTGGACTGTTGGCATGTTTCGGCTGGTACGGGCTCGGCTGGATCGTGGGGGAGGTGTCGTATTTTTTCAATGGTCCCACAACGGACGATCTCCCGGTTGGTTCTCCGTTCGGAGGACTGTACTGGTTTCTGGTCGTATTCGTTCCGAAGTATGCGGCTTTTCGGTATCCGGCGAAGTGGTACATCGTTTTCTGTTTTGGCATCTCGATTTTGGCCGGTCGGGGACTTCCTCGAGCGATTCGACTCAGCGCGACGTCGAAGCGGCGGCTCTTGATGCTTGCGATTTCGAGCTTGCTACTGGGCGCCGCGATCTACCTTAATGCAGCATGGATCAGCACGACTCTGCCAACAGAACCGCCCGATGATTTGTTCGGTCCGCTCGATGCTTTGGCTGGAATACGAGACATGGCCCAAGGCATTTTTCAAATGGCCGCCGTCATCTTGCTGACCCTCTTGATCGTTGGTTATGCTCCGAAGCAATGGAGACCGGGGCTCCTGGTGGGACTTCTCATCGTTGACATGGCCCTGGCAAACGCCTGGGTTGCTCCTACCGCACCTCAAGAGGTGTGGAAGCAAAACACGGCGGCCAACGTGTTGCCGAAATCCACTTCGGACGACCCGCTACCAGGCGTTTATCGCACTCGAAACCTTCACTTTTATCCTACCTCGTTCGACCTGAAAGGTTCTGACGACCGGCAACGGGAAGGATTAGCGATCGATCGCGAGAATCTTTATCCTCGCTACCAACTCATTCAGAATGTACGTCTGGCACCGTCCATCACGAGTATTTTCCCCACCGACTACCAACTGGTGATCAGCGAAGCGTACAGCCCGCAGAACCGACCCCTCGTTTTAAATCTGCTGGGTACTCGGAAGATCTGGGATTACGGCCCCGACAAGGTTCGCGTCAGCACCAACAACCCAGATGCCTGGCCGGCCGCATGGTGGCGGCCCAATGCGACATGGATCGAAGCCCCCGACAATACCATACCGTCGCAAGCCAGCGCGACGGAGCAGATCCTGGAAGAGCTCCGGCGGAACTCATCAAGTCCCGGCGGCGTCCTCGAAGGAAACCCCGGCGAGCATGCCAACGATGCGCAGACTGCGGAAGATATACGCTCGGTTGAGGTCCTATGCCAACGCCCAAGAGCAGGCAGCATCCAGATCGAGTTGAAAGACGCCCAGCCCGGCTGGCTCTTTATCCGAGAGTACTTCGACGACGGCTGGACGTGCCAAGTCACTCAAGCGGATGGGATAGTCAGACCTGCGATTCCCATCTACCGGGCCAACCGCATCATGATGGCCGTCCCGGTGGAAGCAGGCGACACGAAGGTCACGCTAACCTATTGGCCTCGGTCGTTTGTGATCGGCGCGGTCGTGTCCGGCCTAAGCTGGCTGGCACTGATCGTCTTGTTCGCAGCCAAAGGCGTTTGGGCTGCGTTCGGGCGTCGCTAG
- the atpA gene encoding F0F1 ATP synthase subunit alpha → MKFNADEIASVIKQEIQQFDTQVDVREVGRVLEVGDGIARVYGLSGIMAGEMVEFPNGTIGLAFNLEENSVGVIILGNYLTIKEGDEVKALGTLLSVPVGDAVLGRVVDPLGNPLDGMGPIQSSETRPVEFLAPGVSERKPVTEPMQTGIKAIDAMTPVGRGQRELIIGDRKTGKTAIAIDAILNQKNTGVKCFYVAVGQKDSSVAGVVEILRRNGAMDYTTVIVAGASAPAPLQYVAPYAGTAMAEYFMFNSQHALIVYDDLSKQAAAYRELSLLMRRPPGREAYPGDVFYCHSRLLERSAKLSDELGAGSLTSLPIIETLEGEVSAYIPTNVISITDGQIYLQPDLFFAGIRPAMNVGISVSRVGGNAQIKAMKKVAGGLRLDLAAFRELEAFAQLGTELDEATQRRLDRGYRMVELLKQGQYKPLDVYDQVLSIYAGTRGHLDEVPTVDVLRWEAEYLEFVKAKYSQIREKLEETKDLTDEVRDMMETAIAEFQKTFVPSETAEV, encoded by the coding sequence ATGAAATTCAACGCGGACGAAATCGCTTCTGTCATCAAGCAGGAAATCCAACAGTTCGACACGCAAGTCGACGTGCGAGAGGTTGGACGCGTCCTGGAAGTGGGTGACGGTATCGCTCGGGTCTATGGCCTTTCCGGCATCATGGCCGGTGAAATGGTCGAGTTCCCCAACGGCACAATCGGGCTGGCCTTCAACCTTGAAGAAAACAGCGTCGGTGTGATCATTCTGGGCAACTACCTCACCATTAAAGAAGGTGACGAAGTCAAAGCCCTCGGCACGCTGCTTTCCGTTCCGGTCGGTGACGCAGTTCTCGGCCGCGTGGTCGACCCGCTGGGTAACCCACTGGACGGCATGGGCCCGATTCAATCGAGCGAAACTCGCCCGGTCGAATTCCTCGCCCCTGGCGTGTCCGAGCGCAAGCCGGTTACCGAGCCCATGCAGACCGGCATCAAAGCCATCGACGCGATGACCCCGGTTGGACGTGGTCAGCGTGAGTTGATCATTGGCGACCGTAAGACCGGCAAGACCGCCATCGCGATCGATGCGATCCTGAATCAAAAGAACACCGGCGTAAAATGCTTCTACGTCGCCGTCGGTCAGAAAGACTCGTCGGTTGCCGGGGTGGTGGAAATCCTTCGCCGCAACGGAGCCATGGATTACACCACGGTCATCGTCGCCGGTGCGAGTGCCCCTGCCCCGCTGCAGTACGTGGCTCCTTACGCCGGTACCGCCATGGCCGAGTACTTCATGTTCAACAGCCAGCACGCGTTGATCGTGTACGACGACTTGTCGAAGCAAGCCGCCGCTTACCGCGAACTGTCGCTGCTGATGCGTCGCCCTCCGGGCCGTGAAGCTTACCCTGGTGACGTGTTCTACTGCCACAGCCGTCTGCTGGAACGTTCGGCCAAGCTGAGCGATGAACTAGGTGCCGGGTCGCTGACCTCGCTGCCGATCATCGAAACGCTCGAAGGCGAAGTTTCCGCATACATTCCGACCAACGTGATTTCGATTACCGACGGCCAGATTTATCTGCAGCCTGACTTGTTCTTCGCCGGTATTCGTCCTGCGATGAACGTTGGTATTTCGGTTTCTCGCGTGGGGGGTAACGCTCAGATCAAAGCGATGAAGAAGGTTGCCGGTGGTCTGCGTTTGGACTTGGCTGCTTTCCGCGAATTGGAAGCGTTTGCTCAGCTGGGAACCGAACTGGACGAAGCCACTCAGCGCCGTCTCGACCGCGGTTACCGCATGGTGGAACTGCTAAAGCAGGGCCAGTACAAGCCGCTGGACGTCTACGATCAAGTTCTCAGCATTTACGCGGGTACCCGCGGCCACTTGGACGAAGTGCCGACGGTGGACGTGCTACGCTGGGAAGCGGAGTACCTTGAGTTCGTCAAAGCGAAGTACTCCCAGATTCGCGAGAAGCTGGAAGAGACCAAGGACCTGACCGACGAAGTCCGCGACATGATGGAAACGGCGATCGCCGAATTCCAGAAGACCTTCGTCCCGTCGGAAACCGCCGAAGTTTAA
- a CDS encoding serine O-acetyltransferase: protein MASDARLKEDLPTLTDRIVSTYKQIGKINHLGHCPLPNYEVVISIMEDMKEILYPGYQRREGLHMGNITYHVGDLIDGLHDKLTNQIARALRHDERVNGKPDTCNPMEETDYEAKGQAMAIEFLNRIPDLRDILATDVQAAYDGDPACTNLDEVIFCYPGLEAITVYRVANTLYKLGVPFIPRMMTEWAHKQTGIDIHPGATIGSYFFIDHGTGVVIGQTCEIGKHVKLYQGVTLGALSFDTDNEGNIVRGMKRHPTIEDHVVIYANATVLGGRTVVGNHSVVGSSVWLTRSVDPNTTVLLEKPRLRLRSEAVEELQPELNFQI, encoded by the coding sequence ATGGCCTCCGATGCACGCCTGAAAGAAGATCTTCCGACGCTGACCGATCGCATCGTCAGCACCTACAAGCAGATTGGCAAAATCAACCATCTCGGTCACTGCCCACTGCCGAATTACGAAGTGGTGATCTCGATCATGGAAGACATGAAGGAGATCCTATACCCCGGCTACCAGCGCCGCGAAGGGCTGCACATGGGGAACATCACCTATCACGTGGGCGACCTGATCGATGGCCTGCACGATAAATTAACCAATCAGATTGCCCGGGCTCTGCGGCACGACGAACGCGTCAATGGCAAGCCGGATACCTGCAATCCAATGGAAGAGACCGACTACGAAGCCAAAGGTCAGGCAATGGCCATCGAGTTTCTCAATCGGATTCCCGACTTGCGGGACATCCTGGCGACTGACGTGCAAGCGGCCTACGACGGCGACCCGGCCTGCACCAACCTGGACGAAGTGATCTTCTGCTACCCAGGTCTGGAAGCGATCACCGTTTACCGCGTCGCCAACACGCTATACAAGTTGGGTGTGCCGTTCATCCCGCGCATGATGACCGAGTGGGCTCACAAGCAGACCGGCATCGATATCCACCCCGGAGCAACAATCGGAAGTTACTTCTTCATCGATCATGGCACCGGCGTGGTGATTGGCCAGACTTGCGAGATTGGCAAGCACGTCAAGCTTTACCAAGGTGTTACGCTGGGTGCTCTTTCGTTTGATACCGATAACGAAGGAAACATCGTCCGCGGCATGAAACGCCACCCCACGATTGAAGATCACGTGGTGATCTACGCCAACGCGACCGTTCTGGGCGGTCGAACAGTCGTGGGGAACCACAGCGTGGTGGGTTCGAGCGTATGGCTCACACGGAGCGTCGACCCGAACACGACGGTCCTTTTGGAAAAGCCGCGGTTGCGACTTCGTTCCGAAGCAGTCGAAGAACTGCAACCGGAACTCAACTTCCAGATCTAG
- the atpC gene encoding ATP synthase F1 subunit epsilon — protein sequence MPSIQCIVVTPEKTALETTADFIALPLADGEMGIGENHAPVIGRLGYGEMRIVSGGQTERLYVDGGFVQIADNVVSILTGKAIPPGDIDVDQAEKQLEEASKAVAPTDELAAIKTRNIEQARNQIRTAKRFAN from the coding sequence GTGCCTTCCATCCAATGCATCGTGGTCACTCCCGAGAAGACCGCACTCGAAACGACGGCTGACTTCATCGCCCTGCCGCTGGCAGACGGCGAAATGGGTATTGGCGAAAACCATGCCCCGGTCATCGGTCGTCTCGGCTACGGCGAGATGCGGATCGTCTCCGGCGGTCAAACCGAGCGTCTGTACGTTGACGGGGGTTTCGTTCAAATTGCGGACAACGTCGTTAGCATTCTGACCGGCAAGGCGATTCCGCCCGGCGACATCGACGTCGATCAGGCAGAAAAGCAGCTCGAAGAAGCATCCAAAGCGGTTGCTCCGACCGACGAACTTGCCGCCATCAAGACGCGAAACATCGAGCAGGCCCGCAACCAGATCCGCACGGCAAAGCGATTCGCCAATTAG
- the atpG gene encoding ATP synthase F1 subunit gamma translates to MANPRTLDKRRKSVRNIKKITRTMELIATARFKQAMDRASAATAFTQRITQLVKDLTAAELEFQHPLLEKRESKKKAVLLVLTSNRGLCGGYNGNICRASFPRLKELREEYGEVELWISGKKGISIFRIQKKMTPDKSFFNFEDKPRYEEVEAIAVDLLDAFQAHEIDRLDVAYMKFVSTSRQEPSVETLLPLSGLEGASESSAAEAKPAAGSMYEFIPSAESILEEVVPTSFKVKLFKCFLDAAVCEQIARRVAMKAATENANDLIKFLSREYNRARQSRITNEIMEIIGGVEALASS, encoded by the coding sequence ATGGCCAATCCAAGAACCCTCGACAAACGCCGCAAGTCGGTTCGCAACATCAAGAAGATTACGCGAACGATGGAGCTTATTGCCACGGCCCGCTTCAAGCAGGCCATGGATCGAGCCTCCGCGGCTACGGCGTTCACGCAGCGGATCACGCAGTTGGTGAAGGACCTGACCGCGGCCGAACTCGAATTCCAACATCCTCTTTTAGAGAAGCGGGAATCGAAGAAGAAGGCCGTGCTGCTGGTGCTGACCTCGAACCGTGGTCTGTGCGGTGGCTACAACGGCAACATCTGCCGTGCTTCGTTCCCACGGCTGAAAGAGCTGCGGGAAGAATACGGCGAAGTCGAACTGTGGATCTCCGGCAAGAAGGGGATCTCGATCTTCCGCATCCAAAAGAAGATGACGCCCGATAAGTCTTTCTTCAACTTCGAGGACAAGCCTCGTTACGAAGAAGTGGAGGCGATCGCCGTCGACCTGCTCGATGCATTTCAGGCCCACGAAATCGATCGCCTGGACGTGGCTTACATGAAGTTCGTCTCGACTTCGCGGCAGGAACCTTCCGTCGAAACCTTGCTCCCCTTGAGCGGTTTGGAAGGTGCTTCGGAGTCGAGTGCCGCGGAAGCGAAGCCGGCGGCAGGCTCGATGTACGAATTCATTCCTTCGGCCGAAAGCATCCTGGAAGAGGTCGTCCCGACCAGCTTCAAGGTGAAACTGTTCAAGTGCTTCCTCGACGCCGCGGTGTGCGAGCAAATTGCCCGACGCGTCGCGATGAAGGCAGCAACCGAGAATGCAAACGATTTGATCAAGTTCCTGTCTCGCGAATACAACCGCGCACGTCAGAGCCGGATCACCAACGAAATCATGGAAATCATCGGCGGCGTGGAAGCTCTCGCGAGTTCGTAA
- a CDS encoding elongation factor G: protein MASCATETVRDIVLCGHGSTGKTSLIDRLLEITHAVDGTHSVDDGTSVCDFEPEEKAHHLSIEATLAHFQHQGLRFNVIDAPGYPDFIGHTISAMRGADTAMIVIDAHAGIAVNTRRVFQEAEKAGIGRMIVVNKIDTEHLDFPALMQSIRETFGQACVPISFPRLENGAIVGVIDILDEKADTSNAPIDPAIYKESLVEAAIEVDETWMERYFEGDVPTNEDLKALIPKAVANGTLIPVVCCSIKKAVGISELMDAMALCSLPPSMVHRKAKSGDGSEIELSGDPNGPLAAQVFQTRIDPFVQKLSYIRVYNGTLRKDMTLPGSNGRKGLRIGQLLDVQANHLEPIDQAGPGDIVAVAKMDQLHTGTNEGELELPNIEFPQPMVGVAIRPKSRNDEAKLSAALHKLVEEDPTIQIEHDQETHELVLRGMSELHLSLIQEKLARRDHLEIETYEPRIPFRESITYPAHGSYRHKKQSGGRGQFGEVHIRVQPLPQGTDITEFATKDNFPSMKHVHYFEGMNFLWVDSIVGASIPGNFMPAVEKGLLDRVHKGVLAGYPLQDLCVEVHYGKHHPVDSSETAFRIAASAALREVCKQAGPQLLEPMVDMHITVPIDCVGDVYSDMATRRGQISGTQEAGANMQTVVCVVPLAETSSYARSLSSLTGGQGSYSMSFSHYAPMPSHLQEKHHQHIVEDDES, encoded by the coding sequence TATTGTCTTATGCGGTCATGGTTCGACTGGGAAGACGAGCCTGATCGACCGCCTCCTCGAGATAACGCACGCGGTGGACGGAACGCACAGTGTGGACGACGGAACGAGTGTCTGCGATTTCGAGCCGGAGGAAAAGGCTCACCATCTTTCCATTGAGGCGACTCTCGCCCACTTTCAACATCAGGGACTTCGCTTCAACGTAATCGATGCTCCCGGCTACCCCGATTTCATTGGTCATACGATCTCGGCCATGCGCGGAGCCGACACCGCGATGATCGTGATCGACGCGCACGCGGGCATCGCGGTCAACACGCGGCGCGTCTTTCAAGAAGCGGAAAAGGCCGGCATCGGCCGGATGATCGTCGTCAACAAGATCGATACCGAGCACCTTGATTTTCCGGCCCTGATGCAGTCGATCCGCGAAACGTTCGGCCAGGCGTGCGTGCCGATCAGTTTTCCTCGGCTGGAAAACGGCGCCATCGTCGGCGTCATCGATATTCTCGATGAGAAGGCTGACACCTCCAACGCCCCGATCGATCCGGCCATCTACAAAGAGTCGCTCGTCGAAGCGGCGATCGAGGTGGATGAAACGTGGATGGAACGTTACTTCGAAGGGGACGTGCCCACCAACGAAGATTTGAAAGCCCTCATTCCGAAAGCGGTTGCCAACGGAACGCTGATTCCCGTCGTTTGCTGCAGCATCAAGAAGGCCGTTGGCATTTCGGAACTGATGGACGCGATGGCGCTGTGCTCCCTTCCTCCTTCGATGGTGCATCGGAAAGCGAAAAGTGGCGATGGATCCGAGATCGAACTCTCAGGCGATCCCAATGGCCCACTGGCGGCCCAGGTATTCCAGACGCGGATCGATCCTTTCGTCCAGAAGCTAAGCTACATCCGCGTGTACAACGGAACGCTTCGCAAAGATATGACCCTACCAGGCAGCAATGGCCGCAAGGGGCTGCGGATTGGACAACTATTGGACGTGCAGGCCAACCATCTGGAACCGATCGACCAGGCCGGCCCCGGCGACATCGTTGCCGTGGCGAAGATGGATCAGCTGCATACCGGCACCAACGAAGGTGAGTTGGAGCTTCCCAACATTGAGTTCCCGCAGCCGATGGTGGGCGTGGCGATTCGTCCCAAGAGTCGCAACGACGAAGCGAAGCTGAGTGCGGCCCTGCATAAGCTGGTCGAAGAGGATCCCACGATCCAAATCGAGCACGATCAGGAAACGCACGAGTTGGTGCTGCGCGGCATGAGCGAACTTCACCTGTCGTTGATCCAAGAGAAGCTGGCTCGTCGCGATCACTTGGAGATTGAAACGTACGAACCGCGGATTCCCTTCCGCGAATCGATCACCTATCCGGCCCATGGTTCCTACCGCCACAAGAAACAGTCAGGCGGGCGTGGGCAGTTCGGCGAGGTGCACATTCGCGTTCAGCCCCTTCCTCAAGGAACCGATATCACCGAGTTCGCCACGAAGGACAACTTCCCCAGCATGAAGCATGTCCATTACTTCGAAGGGATGAACTTCCTGTGGGTCGATTCGATCGTGGGGGCCTCGATTCCAGGCAACTTCATGCCGGCGGTCGAGAAAGGTCTCTTGGATCGCGTGCACAAAGGGGTTCTGGCAGGCTATCCGCTGCAAGACCTGTGCGTCGAGGTGCACTACGGAAAGCATCACCCGGTCGATAGCTCGGAAACCGCATTCCGGATCGCCGCTTCGGCGGCCCTACGCGAAGTTTGCAAGCAGGCCGGACCGCAGCTGCTGGAACCGATGGTCGATATGCATATCACCGTTCCGATCGATTGTGTCGGGGACGTGTATAGCGACATGGCGACGCGGCGAGGGCAGATCTCGGGAACCCAGGAAGCCGGAGCGAACATGCAAACGGTAGTCTGTGTCGTCCCCTTGGCCGAGACTTCGTCGTACGCACGGTCCCTCTCCAGTCTGACTGGAGGGCAGGGGAGCTACAGCATGAGCTTCTCGCACTATGCTCCGATGCCGTCCCATCTGCAGGAGAAGCATCACCAGCATATCGTCGAGGACGACGAAAGCTGA
- the atpD gene encoding F0F1 ATP synthase subunit beta, protein MATATEQKIGKITQVIGSTFDAEFSDGGLPEIYNAVKVNGEYKGITINLTGEVQQHLGGNRVRCVALGSTDGLIRGLDCVDTGKPISVPVGKATLGRVFNVTGDAIDGRGPVDAETYLPIHRPAPAVDELSTSTEVFETGIKVIDLLTPFVRGGKAGLFGGAGLGKTVILTELIARIASAHGGFSVFAGVGERTREGTDLWLEMQETEIGTTGRYVIEQTCMVFGQMNEPPGARLRVAMSALTMAEHFRDATGTDTLLFVDNIFRFSQAGSEVSALLGRMPSAVGYQPTLATEMGALQERIASTKKGAITSVQAVYVPADDPTDPAPATAFGQLDAFIYLERSISEKGIYPAVDPLASSSRILDPQYVGERHYAIARRVQTTLQRYRELQDIIAILGIDELSESDKIIVHRARRIERFLSQPFLVAEKFIGKPGEITPLADTIRSFEEICDGKWDHLPESAFMYVGSIEQAEEQAKKMATEKR, encoded by the coding sequence ATGGCGACTGCGACCGAACAGAAAATCGGAAAGATCACCCAGGTCATCGGTTCGACCTTCGACGCTGAGTTCAGCGACGGCGGTCTTCCTGAGATCTACAACGCCGTGAAGGTGAACGGCGAATACAAGGGTATCACGATCAACCTGACCGGAGAGGTCCAGCAGCACCTGGGGGGCAACCGTGTTCGTTGCGTGGCCCTGGGTAGCACCGATGGTCTGATCCGCGGGCTGGATTGCGTCGACACCGGCAAGCCGATTTCGGTTCCTGTCGGCAAAGCGACGCTCGGCCGCGTGTTCAACGTCACCGGCGACGCGATCGATGGTCGTGGTCCGGTGGATGCCGAGACCTACCTCCCGATTCACCGCCCTGCCCCGGCCGTCGACGAGTTGTCGACCAGCACGGAAGTGTTTGAAACGGGTATCAAGGTGATCGACCTGCTGACCCCGTTCGTTCGTGGTGGTAAAGCGGGTCTGTTTGGTGGTGCCGGTCTGGGTAAGACGGTTATTCTCACCGAACTCATCGCTCGTATTGCTTCGGCTCACGGTGGTTTCTCCGTGTTCGCCGGCGTGGGGGAACGGACTCGTGAAGGGACCGACCTCTGGCTGGAAATGCAGGAAACAGAAATCGGTACCACGGGCCGTTACGTGATCGAACAAACCTGCATGGTGTTCGGTCAGATGAACGAGCCGCCAGGTGCCCGTCTTCGCGTGGCCATGAGTGCGTTGACGATGGCCGAGCATTTCCGCGATGCCACCGGTACCGACACGCTGCTGTTCGTCGACAACATCTTCCGCTTCTCGCAAGCGGGTTCCGAGGTGTCCGCCCTCCTGGGTCGTATGCCATCGGCCGTGGGTTACCAGCCAACGCTGGCAACCGAAATGGGTGCCTTGCAGGAACGTATCGCTTCGACCAAGAAGGGTGCTATTACCTCGGTGCAAGCCGTTTACGTTCCGGCGGACGACCCGACCGACCCTGCCCCGGCCACGGCGTTCGGTCAGCTTGACGCGTTCATCTACCTGGAACGTTCGATTTCGGAAAAGGGGATTTACCCGGCGGTCGACCCGCTGGCATCGTCCAGCCGTATTCTCGATCCGCAGTACGTCGGCGAACGCCACTATGCGATTGCCCGCCGCGTGCAGACCACGCTGCAGCGTTACCGAGAACTGCAAGACATCATCGCGATTCTCGGTATCGACGAACTTTCCGAATCGGACAAGATCATCGTCCACCGTGCTCGCCGTATCGAACGCTTCCTGTCGCAGCCGTTCCTCGTGGCTGAAAAGTTTATCGGCAAGCCGGGTGAAATCACACCCTTGGCCGATACCATCCGCAGCTTTGAAGAAATCTGTGACGGTAAGTGGGATCACCTCCCCGAATCGGCCTTCATGTACGTTGGTTCGATCGAACAGGCCGAAGAACAAGCCAAGAAGATGGCTACGGAGAAGCGTTAA
- a CDS encoding FHA domain-containing protein, protein MRQDSQLGNSETNPPGEGRRSGASLRIARGQVSQREREIEVPVFTLGSASDCDLILGDQQFPELYAYILRTHDGYRLRCLTAEPILTVNAEDTVVAQLENGDRIRCGPYEFHFQKSANSPIQSSELPQSKTPAIDMPWVATDGQAQDGIETVQRLLRDIRTRVHGGPYTEALRRSA, encoded by the coding sequence ATGCGTCAAGATTCACAGCTGGGAAACTCGGAAACAAATCCGCCGGGGGAAGGCCGCCGGTCAGGTGCCTCGCTGCGGATTGCCCGCGGTCAGGTCAGTCAGCGCGAGCGTGAAATCGAAGTCCCCGTATTTACCCTGGGATCGGCCAGCGACTGTGATCTGATCCTCGGTGACCAGCAGTTCCCTGAACTTTACGCCTACATCCTCCGTACTCACGATGGATACCGCCTGCGTTGTCTAACGGCCGAACCCATCCTGACGGTCAATGCCGAGGATACGGTCGTTGCACAGCTGGAAAATGGAGACCGGATTCGCTGCGGTCCTTACGAATTCCATTTTCAGAAATCGGCCAACTCTCCGATTCAATCGTCAGAGTTGCCCCAATCGAAAACGCCAGCGATTGACATGCCGTGGGTTGCCACCGATGGCCAGGCCCAGGACGGCATCGAGACGGTCCAGCGTTTGCTTCGCGACATTCGCACGCGAGTTCATGGTGGACCATACACTGAAGCACTACGCCGGTCAGCCTGA